The Planktothrix tepida PCC 9214 genome window below encodes:
- a CDS encoding polysaccharide deacetylase family protein yields MLNQVTQKIKKGFQEVPIEIGRFVSHQYPDFITNNQLERLQDEVPVFMFHTIYPNLFKQQLEYLKINQYQTLDLKTFIAFLKGEVELKQPSVLITVDDGEKSWYEVAYPLLKEYGFHAVGFLVPFYIKEKPESAQGKSWLSWPEVIEMEKSGVFEFESHSYYHGKIFTEPKVIDFFNPDYPNSLGMQTPWINYQGSYTNQLPLGTPIYENAARLKGKRRYFDPPEIRETCINWVKDQGGVEVFKRSNWRQQLQRVYQEAQEQNELADYESEQEQKEQILLDLGPAKNHLSERLNKPIEHLCYPWGQGSELSVKLSQEIGYISNFWDSIPQRSTNQKGDSPLYTPRIKDDYLMRLPGAGRKPLWKIFKDKLNRRAKTIDLY; encoded by the coding sequence ATGCTAAATCAAGTGACCCAAAAAATCAAAAAAGGATTTCAAGAAGTACCCATTGAAATTGGGCGTTTTGTTTCTCATCAATATCCTGATTTTATTACCAACAATCAATTAGAAAGGTTGCAGGATGAAGTTCCTGTTTTTATGTTTCACACGATTTATCCTAACCTATTTAAACAGCAATTAGAATATCTAAAAATCAATCAATATCAAACCCTAGATTTAAAAACATTTATAGCTTTTTTGAAAGGAGAAGTTGAACTGAAGCAACCGTCAGTCTTAATCACAGTTGATGATGGAGAGAAAAGTTGGTATGAAGTTGCCTATCCTTTACTCAAAGAGTATGGATTTCATGCCGTAGGTTTTTTAGTTCCCTTTTATATTAAAGAAAAACCCGAATCGGCTCAAGGGAAAAGTTGGCTTTCATGGCCAGAAGTTATAGAAATGGAAAAAAGTGGTGTTTTTGAATTTGAATCTCACAGCTATTATCATGGAAAAATCTTTACTGAACCTAAAGTTATTGATTTTTTCAATCCCGATTATCCCAATAGCTTAGGAATGCAAACCCCTTGGATTAATTATCAAGGTTCTTATACAAATCAGTTGCCTTTAGGCACTCCCATTTATGAAAATGCGGCTCGTTTAAAAGGAAAGCGACGCTATTTTGATCCCCCCGAAATTCGAGAAACGTGCATCAATTGGGTCAAGGATCAAGGAGGAGTAGAAGTCTTTAAGCGTTCCAATTGGAGACAACAACTGCAAAGGGTGTATCAGGAAGCTCAAGAGCAGAATGAACTCGCAGACTATGAATCTGAACAGGAGCAAAAAGAACAAATCCTACTCGATTTAGGGCCAGCTAAAAACCACCTATCCGAACGTTTAAATAAACCCATTGAACACCTGTGTTATCCTTGGGGACAAGGTAGTGAACTTTCAGTAAAATTAAGTCAAGAAATTGGTTATATCAGTAATTTTTGGGATTCGATCCCTCAACGGTCTACCAACCAGAAAGGCGACTCACCCTTGTATACACCTCGAATCAAAGATGATTATCTCATGCGTTTACCCGGAGCAGGCAGAAAACCGCTTTGGAAAATTTTCAAAGACAAGCTCAACCGTAGAGCAAAAACCATAGATTTGTATTAA
- a CDS encoding fasciclin domain-containing protein, protein MAQTTQKFLTLLATVSSVAVLAACGQPTATNTTPEQPATQQAATTPESTTSTTTATTASPSPGADTTASTATTASPSPGADATASTATTTPAVASENTGTDAALVSNESETVVQIASSNPSFSTFTKAVEAAGLTETLSGAGNYTVFAPTDEAFAALPAGTLEELMKPENKEKLAKILQYHILPNKVASAEIQPGEVATVEGDPVNLEVAEGKVKVNGAEVVQPDINASNGVIHVIKVVILPPETPAPKAQ, encoded by the coding sequence ATGGCTCAAACAACCCAAAAATTTCTGACTTTATTAGCAACTGTCAGCAGTGTCGCTGTCCTGGCAGCCTGTGGTCAGCCTACTGCCACCAATACTACCCCTGAACAACCTGCGACTCAACAAGCAGCCACGACTCCTGAGTCTACAACCTCTACAACAACAGCCACCACGGCTTCCCCCTCTCCAGGTGCTGATACCACAGCCAGTACAGCTACTACTGCTTCCCCCTCTCCGGGTGCTGATGCTACAGCCAGCACAGCTACCACAACTCCTGCCGTTGCTTCCGAAAATACTGGAACAGATGCAGCTTTAGTTTCCAACGAGTCAGAAACCGTTGTTCAAATTGCCAGCAGCAACCCCTCTTTCAGTACCTTCACTAAAGCCGTTGAAGCGGCTGGGTTAACAGAAACCCTATCTGGTGCAGGCAATTACACCGTTTTTGCCCCTACCGATGAAGCTTTTGCCGCCTTACCTGCGGGAACTTTAGAAGAGTTAATGAAGCCAGAAAATAAAGAAAAATTGGCTAAAATTCTCCAGTATCATATTCTCCCGAATAAAGTCGCTTCGGCTGAAATTCAACCCGGCGAAGTCGCTACAGTTGAAGGAGATCCGGTTAATTTAGAAGTGGCTGAAGGCAAAGTTAAAGTTAATGGTGCTGAAGTTGTTCAACCGGATATTAATGCCAGCAATGGTGTTATTCATGTGATCAAGGTTGTCATTCTTCCCCCTGAAACTCCTGCTCCTAAAGCTCAATAA
- a CDS encoding acyltransferase family protein, with product MRLQALDVFRGIAIASMILVNNPGSWDFVYPLLNHAEWNGCTPTDLVFPFFLFIVGVAMAFSLLKYTKEYRDPETNVPESIYWRIAKRCGILFLLGLLLNGFPTYNLAQIRIMGVLQRISVAYFLAAIAIFNLSRKGLWILSAAILVGYWIAMQYIPVPGYGAGNLTPEGNFAAYIDRMILGQQHLWKGGVYDPEGLFSTFPAVVTVLAGYLTGNWIRKQPIRTYTSISLIVFGISCFVVGYLWAEIFPLNKSLWTSSFTTVTVGWSLLLLAFCYETLEVRGWTKWGFPFKVMGLNALTIFVASGFVARLLNFIKIGNSPEAPTAKTWLYETVFQSIFGPMNGSLAFAIATLLFWWVISYFMYRQGWFVKV from the coding sequence ATGCGCCTACAGGCTTTGGATGTGTTTCGGGGAATCGCGATCGCCAGTATGATATTGGTCAATAACCCCGGTAGTTGGGATTTTGTCTATCCCTTGCTCAATCATGCAGAATGGAATGGTTGTACCCCCACAGACTTAGTATTTCCCTTCTTTCTATTTATTGTTGGGGTAGCAATGGCGTTTTCCCTCTTGAAGTATACAAAAGAGTATCGAGATCCAGAAACGAACGTTCCTGAGTCGATTTATTGGCGAATTGCTAAACGATGTGGCATTTTATTTTTATTAGGATTACTCCTGAATGGATTTCCAACTTATAACCTCGCCCAAATTCGGATTATGGGGGTTTTACAACGAATTAGTGTAGCTTATTTTTTAGCGGCGATCGCTATTTTTAATCTATCCCGAAAAGGATTATGGATATTGAGTGCTGCAATTTTAGTTGGATATTGGATAGCAATGCAATATATTCCAGTTCCAGGCTATGGCGCTGGAAATCTAACACCGGAGGGAAATTTTGCCGCCTATATTGATCGCATGATTTTAGGTCAACAACATTTATGGAAAGGGGGAGTTTATGATCCTGAAGGATTGTTTAGTACCTTTCCGGCAGTTGTTACAGTTCTAGCAGGTTATTTAACCGGAAATTGGATTAGAAAACAACCCATTAGAACCTACACCAGTATTAGTTTAATTGTATTTGGAATTAGTTGTTTTGTTGTGGGATATTTGTGGGCGGAAATTTTTCCCTTAAATAAATCTTTGTGGACAAGTTCCTTTACCACTGTTACCGTCGGATGGTCATTACTGCTGTTAGCATTTTGTTATGAAACCTTAGAAGTTCGAGGCTGGACAAAATGGGGATTTCCCTTTAAAGTCATGGGATTAAATGCTCTAACTATCTTTGTCGCTTCTGGTTTTGTCGCTAGACTTCTTAATTTCATTAAAATAGGAAATTCCCCCGAAGCTCCCACTGCTAAAACTTGGTTGTATGAAACCGTCTTTCAATCAATCTTTGGCCCGATGAATGGTTCTCTGGCCTTTGCGATCGCAACTCTTCTATTTTGGTGGGTCATTTCCTATTTCATGTATCGTCAGGGATGGTTTGTGAAAGTTTAA
- a CDS encoding transporter substrate-binding protein gives MPGVRVGLLHSLSGAMAYRERLLLEAELMAIAEINAQGGVLGHIIEPMIEDGASDCFTFERKAKKLIQQENLTTLFGCWTSASRHGVKPVLENFNAQLWYPAPYEGLENCTQIFYTGFCANQQVEATITWLLRNQKIRCYLLGWDQVFSHTLNKLMKVHLRSHGGQVVGEAYVPSSTRDFEPIITRIRQAQPDIIINTLRGDRNLVFYRQFYESGIRASEIPILATSLSEDEVQQLHNAAIGHLSCFHYFQSLNTPENHQFVQSFKHRYGEDRVTNDPMATAYSQLYLWKQSVELAESFDVERIRIASYGQRFLAPGGLVRLETNHHVAKVCRIGQVLPNQQFEVLYTSEQPIKPLPWLGFNEANFNASDIVFELLAEVSQGIERAEQLEQKSIELEATKAQLQQEIEIRKQFEAALQKANEELENKVTERTAALKESNDNLVQEIVQHQQAESALRMARDQLQTVLDAVPGNVSWINSDLRYIEVNDRLANMLNLPREAFIGQHIGFLGTSSEFQGFVQDLFDSPEIDAYREVRTLIQGQWRHYLMVAQKYNNNQAAFVVGIDITARKQAEESLRTAKDQLQTVLEAVPGTVSWISSDLCYIEVNQRLAEMFNLPREAFVGQHIGFLGGSSEFQDFVQDLFKSPEIDAYREVRTKVQKKWRHYLIVAQKYNNNQAAFVVGIDITARKQAEESLRTAKDQLQTVLEAVPGSVSWISSDLRYIEVNQRLADMFNLPKEHFIGQHIGFLGDNSEFTQFVQHLFDSSIIDAFQELSVSINEQVRHYLMVAQKYNNNQAAFVVGIDITARKNAEEALRLTQDQLEAVLDVIPGTVSWISSDLRYLGVNRYLASTFDLKPEDFVGQDIGFLKASFQFNSFVQGFFHQSERDAYQEVMSVIKGKPRNYLIVAHKYNNNQAAFFVGIDITERKQAEEALKQAEANYRSIFENAVEGIFQSTPTGVYLSANPALARIYGYQSPEELMENLTNIQDLLYVEPQRRQEFVRLLEEQGSIVGFESQIRRLDGQLTWISENAFAVRDEAGTLLYYEGTVEDINERKQAEVALQKAMEELEIRVEERTAALREANHQLVREIAERTRIEVALRESEAELRALFAAMTDVITVFDGEGRYKKIVSTNSEVLYSPTEERLGKSVFEVFPPSHAALFYDQIQRVLETKQTLNIEYSLNSAESEPGHHAPNSSDFMAGDEVWFAATVSPMPDNCVIWVARNTTERRRVLEALKAEREKSERLLLNILPQSIAEQLKQNPHSIAERFEQATIMFADIVDFTGFSARISPSELVDLLNQIFSAFDELADKHNLEKIKTIGDSYMVAGGLPMPREDHAEAMAEMALDMQAEIQRFQRETNQSFNLRIGINTGPVVAGVIGTKKFIYDLWGDAVNIASRMESQGEGGKIQVTATTKNLLNGKYNFEERGLIDVKGRGQMLTYWLTQRQFF, from the coding sequence ATGCCAGGTGTACGAGTCGGGTTACTGCATTCTCTCAGTGGAGCAATGGCTTATCGGGAAAGGCTTTTGCTAGAAGCAGAATTAATGGCGATCGCCGAAATTAATGCTCAGGGTGGGGTTTTAGGACACATCATTGAGCCAATGATTGAGGATGGAGCCTCAGACTGTTTCACGTTTGAGCGAAAAGCAAAAAAACTGATTCAACAGGAGAATCTAACCACCTTATTTGGGTGTTGGACTTCAGCCAGCCGTCATGGGGTTAAACCGGTGCTGGAAAATTTTAATGCTCAATTGTGGTATCCAGCACCTTATGAAGGATTGGAAAATTGTACCCAAATTTTCTATACCGGATTTTGTGCGAATCAACAAGTTGAAGCCACAATTACTTGGTTACTGCGAAATCAAAAGATTCGGTGTTATTTATTGGGTTGGGATCAGGTGTTTTCCCATACTCTAAATAAATTGATGAAAGTTCACCTAAGATCTCACGGGGGACAGGTTGTAGGAGAAGCTTATGTTCCTTCTTCGACACGGGATTTTGAACCGATTATTACCCGTATTCGGCAGGCGCAACCGGATATTATTATTAATACCTTAAGAGGCGATCGCAATTTAGTATTTTATCGCCAATTTTATGAAAGTGGGATTCGCGCTTCTGAGATCCCGATTTTAGCAACTTCTTTATCGGAAGATGAAGTTCAACAACTTCACAATGCGGCGATTGGTCATTTAAGTTGTTTTCATTATTTTCAAAGTCTCAATACTCCAGAAAATCATCAATTTGTCCAATCCTTTAAACACCGTTATGGAGAAGATCGGGTTACAAATGACCCTATGGCAACGGCTTATAGTCAACTTTATCTATGGAAACAATCTGTTGAATTAGCAGAGTCCTTTGATGTGGAACGCATTCGTATTGCCTCCTACGGACAGCGTTTCCTCGCTCCGGGTGGGTTGGTTCGTTTAGAAACAAATCATCATGTTGCTAAAGTTTGCCGAATTGGTCAAGTTTTACCGAATCAGCAATTTGAGGTTTTATACACCAGTGAACAACCGATTAAACCTTTACCTTGGTTAGGGTTTAATGAAGCTAATTTTAATGCCTCTGATATTGTCTTTGAATTATTAGCTGAAGTGAGTCAAGGAATTGAACGCGCCGAACAGTTAGAGCAAAAATCTATAGAATTAGAAGCTACAAAAGCTCAACTTCAACAGGAAATTGAAATCAGAAAACAATTTGAAGCAGCGTTACAAAAAGCCAATGAAGAATTAGAAAATAAAGTGACAGAACGCACAGCAGCTTTAAAAGAATCGAATGATAATTTAGTACAAGAAATTGTGCAACATCAACAAGCTGAAAGTGCACTTCGTATGGCAAGAGATCAACTGCAAACGGTCTTAGATGCAGTTCCGGGTAACGTTTCTTGGATTAATTCAGATCTCCGTTATATTGAAGTGAATGACCGATTAGCTAATATGCTAAATCTCCCCAGGGAGGCTTTTATCGGTCAACATATTGGCTTTTTAGGAACCAGTTCCGAATTCCAAGGCTTTGTACAAGATTTATTTGATAGTCCTGAAATTGATGCTTATCGAGAAGTGAGAACCCTAATTCAGGGTCAATGGCGACATTATTTAATGGTGGCTCAAAAATATAATAATAATCAAGCGGCTTTTGTGGTCGGAATCGATATTACGGCTCGAAAACAAGCTGAAGAATCCTTGAGAACGGCAAAGGATCAATTGCAAACGGTACTAGAAGCCGTTCCCGGTACGGTTTCTTGGATTAGTTCAGATTTGTGTTATATCGAAGTTAATCAACGGTTAGCGGAGATGTTTAACCTGCCTAGGGAAGCTTTTGTAGGTCAACATATTGGGTTTTTAGGCGGTAGTTCTGAATTCCAAGACTTTGTACAAGATTTATTTAAGAGTCCTGAAATTGATGCTTATCGAGAAGTGAGAACAAAAGTTCAAAAAAAATGGCGACATTATTTAATCGTTGCTCAAAAATATAATAATAATCAAGCGGCTTTTGTCGTTGGAATTGATATTACGGCTCGAAAACAAGCTGAAGAATCCTTGAGAACGGCTAAAGATCAATTACAAACGGTATTAGAAGCAGTTCCTGGAAGTGTTTCTTGGATTAGTTCAGATTTGCGTTATATCGAAGTGAATCAACGGTTGGCGGATATGTTCAACTTGCCTAAAGAACATTTTATCGGTCAACATATTGGGTTTTTAGGAGACAATTCTGAGTTTACTCAATTTGTCCAACATTTATTTGATAGTTCGATTATTGATGCCTTTCAAGAACTCTCTGTTTCTATTAATGAACAGGTACGACATTATTTAATGGTGGCTCAAAAATATAATAATAATCAAGCGGCTTTTGTGGTCGGAATTGATATTACGGCGCGTAAGAATGCAGAAGAAGCCTTACGATTAACCCAAGATCAATTAGAAGCGGTATTAGATGTGATTCCAGGGACAGTTTCTTGGATTAGTTCAGATTTACGCTATTTAGGAGTTAATCGTTATTTAGCATCAACCTTTGACTTAAAACCCGAAGATTTCGTCGGTCAAGATATTGGATTTTTAAAAGCTAGTTTTCAGTTTAATAGTTTCGTTCAAGGCTTTTTTCATCAGTCCGAAAGAGATGCTTATCAGGAAGTAATGTCCGTGATTAAAGGCAAACCTCGAAACTATTTAATTGTTGCTCATAAATATAATAATAATCAAGCGGCTTTCTTTGTGGGAATTGATATTACTGAACGCAAACAAGCAGAAGAAGCTTTAAAACAAGCAGAAGCAAACTATCGCAGCATTTTTGAGAACGCCGTTGAGGGTATTTTCCAAAGTACACCGACAGGAGTGTATTTAAGTGCAAATCCGGCTTTAGCTCGAATTTATGGCTATCAATCTCCTGAAGAATTAATGGAAAATTTAACGAATATTCAAGATCTATTGTATGTTGAACCCCAACGTCGTCAAGAGTTTGTTCGACTCTTAGAAGAACAGGGGTCAATTGTAGGATTTGAATCCCAAATTCGTCGCTTAGATGGACAGTTGACTTGGATTTCAGAAAATGCGTTTGCGGTGCGAGATGAAGCGGGTACTTTACTTTATTATGAAGGAACTGTTGAAGATATTAATGAGCGAAAACAAGCTGAAGTTGCCCTGCAAAAGGCAATGGAAGAGTTAGAAATCCGTGTTGAAGAACGGACGGCTGCTTTACGCGAAGCCAACCATCAATTAGTTCGAGAAATAGCCGAAAGAACCCGGATTGAAGTCGCTTTACGAGAATCAGAAGCAGAATTAAGAGCCTTATTTGCGGCGATGACCGATGTAATTACGGTTTTTGATGGAGAAGGAAGATATAAAAAGATTGTGAGCACCAATTCCGAAGTTTTATATAGTCCTACGGAGGAACGTCTTGGCAAAAGTGTATTTGAAGTTTTTCCTCCGAGTCATGCCGCTTTATTTTATGACCAAATTCAAAGAGTATTAGAAACAAAGCAAACTTTAAATATTGAATATAGTTTAAATTCGGCCGAATCTGAACCCGGACATCATGCACCTAATTCCTCTGATTTCATGGCAGGGGATGAAGTTTGGTTTGCTGCAACTGTTTCTCCCATGCCTGATAACTGTGTGATTTGGGTCGCTCGCAATACAACAGAACGACGCAGGGTTTTAGAAGCCTTAAAAGCAGAACGGGAAAAATCGGAACGGTTATTACTCAATATTCTACCGCAATCCATTGCAGAACAACTCAAACAAAACCCCCATTCAATTGCTGAACGCTTTGAACAAGCTACGATTATGTTTGCTGATATTGTCGATTTTACCGGATTTTCCGCCCGTATTTCTCCATCGGAATTAGTCGATTTACTCAATCAAATTTTCTCGGCTTTTGATGAATTAGCCGACAAACACAATTTAGAAAAAATTAAAACCATTGGAGATTCTTATATGGTCGCTGGAGGTTTACCCATGCCTCGTGAAGACCATGCAGAAGCAATGGCAGAAATGGCTTTAGATATGCAGGCAGAAATTCAACGATTTCAACGAGAAACGAACCAATCTTTTAATTTAAGAATTGGCATTAATACAGGGCCGGTTGTTGCGGGTGTAATTGGCACGAAAAAATTTATTTATGATTTATGGGGAGATGCCGTTAATATTGCCTCCCGCATGGAATCTCAAGGGGAAGGAGGAAAAATCCAAGTCACGGCTACCACCAAAAACCTGCTCAATGGGAAATATAACTTTGAAGAACGGGGTTTAATTGACGTTAAGGGTCGGGGACAAATGCTCACCTATTGGTTGACCCAACGCCAATTTTTCTAA
- a CDS encoding NAD-dependent epimerase/dehydratase family protein: MRKILVTGGCGFIGSNLIDALIKNGHQVKVLDDLSTGKMENLNPDAQLTVGSITDADTVNSVMQDVDACFHLAAIASTQLSNQDWLGTHQVNLTGAINIFNSCRQTQIPIVYASSAAVYGTTEPTKIQESFPKKPLTAYGADKLGCELHAAVAGHIHGIPTCGLRFFNVYGPRQDPSSPYSGVISIFCDRITSGSPINIFGDGEQTRDFIFVEDVVRYLIAALDRTTTAAPVFNVCTGKGISINELARTAMLVANQTVPIKYQPLREGDIRHSIGDPTAANQYFNIQAETSIQEGLQKLFNSFNVN, from the coding sequence ATGAGAAAAATTTTGGTAACAGGTGGATGTGGCTTCATCGGCTCGAATCTAATTGATGCACTCATTAAAAATGGACATCAGGTTAAAGTCTTAGATGACCTTTCAACAGGTAAGATGGAGAATTTAAACCCTGATGCTCAACTGACTGTAGGAAGTATCACTGATGCTGATACTGTCAATTCAGTAATGCAAGATGTAGATGCTTGCTTTCATCTAGCAGCGATCGCCTCCACTCAACTGTCAAATCAAGATTGGCTTGGTACTCATCAAGTTAATCTCACAGGAGCCATTAACATTTTTAATAGTTGTCGCCAGACTCAGATTCCTATCGTTTATGCTTCGTCTGCTGCTGTATACGGAACCACAGAACCAACAAAAATTCAAGAGTCTTTTCCCAAAAAACCTTTAACAGCTTATGGAGCAGACAAGCTGGGATGCGAATTGCACGCTGCTGTAGCTGGTCATATTCACGGTATCCCAACTTGTGGCCTTCGATTTTTCAACGTTTATGGCCCTCGACAAGATCCGAGTTCCCCTTATTCTGGGGTCATTTCTATTTTTTGTGATCGGATTACTTCTGGCAGCCCCATCAACATATTTGGAGATGGAGAACAAACCCGAGATTTTATATTTGTTGAGGATGTTGTTCGTTATTTAATTGCTGCTCTAGATCGTACAACGACTGCCGCACCTGTTTTTAATGTCTGTACCGGAAAAGGCATCTCTATCAATGAACTCGCTCGTACTGCTATGCTAGTTGCCAATCAAACCGTACCGATTAAATATCAACCTCTTCGCGAAGGAGATATTCGTCACTCCATTGGCGATCCCACAGCAGCCAATCAGTATTTTAATATTCAAGCAGAAACTAGCATTCAAGAAGGATTGCAAAAACTTTTTAATAGCTTTAATGTTAATTAA
- a CDS encoding reverse transcriptase N-terminal domain-containing protein, with translation MKTSITKTTAAWNSINWAKVQRIVFKLQKRIYQASLSGQNAKARDLKHHLMTETGLTGVQEKEPLTMFPNE, from the coding sequence GTGAAAACGAGTATAACCAAGACTACGGCTGCATGGAATTCTATCAATTGGGCGAAAGTTCAACGGATAGTATTTAAGCTGCAAAAGAGAATTTACCAGGCATCATTATCAGGACAAAATGCAAAGGCTCGAGACCTGAAGCATCACCTTATGACGGAAACTGGACTTACTGGAGTACAAGAAAAGGAACCTCTTACGATGTTCCCAAACGAGTAG
- a CDS encoding glycosyltransferase family 2 protein, translated as MKPVTVGIVNYNGMVCVPETLSALQQLDYPDFEVIVADNCSTDGSREWIQEHHPEVKCLCLESNRGLPGARQALLETCQNEYILFLDNDIVVEPDALTYLMQVMEKVPNAGACHPDILDSQNPLFHHYNGGWIHYLCAYIDRPIPDQEREEYEIFDVISAGALLVKRETALKIGGFDSDYFFNWEDGDFSARLTLAGYLCLNVPQAIVHHKSKPRGTSKAFYMVRNRWYFIIKLYDWKTLILALPMLIIFEFSQALLLIVKGAFKDYIRGNLAVFQNLPMLLEKRKEFQKLKIKSDREWLRSGELYIPETLVKGSFYTLLIQIYNGIFGIYWQIIKPFC; from the coding sequence ATGAAACCCGTAACCGTTGGAATTGTTAACTATAATGGCATGGTTTGTGTTCCTGAAACCTTGTCTGCACTCCAACAATTAGACTATCCCGATTTTGAGGTGATTGTTGCAGATAATTGTTCTACTGATGGGAGTCGAGAATGGATACAGGAACATCATCCCGAAGTGAAATGTCTGTGTTTAGAGTCTAACAGAGGATTACCGGGTGCTCGTCAAGCTCTTTTAGAAACCTGTCAAAATGAATATATTCTGTTTTTAGATAATGATATTGTGGTAGAACCTGACGCTCTAACTTATTTGATGCAAGTGATGGAGAAAGTACCCAATGCAGGAGCTTGTCATCCTGATATTTTAGATAGCCAGAATCCTTTATTCCATCATTATAATGGGGGATGGATTCATTATTTATGTGCATACATTGATCGACCCATACCCGATCAAGAACGAGAAGAATATGAAATTTTTGATGTAATTTCTGCGGGAGCTTTATTGGTTAAACGGGAAACGGCGTTAAAAATTGGCGGGTTTGATTCTGATTACTTTTTTAACTGGGAAGATGGCGATTTTTCGGCTCGATTAACCTTAGCTGGTTATTTATGTTTAAATGTTCCTCAAGCTATTGTTCATCATAAAAGCAAACCCAGGGGTACATCTAAAGCATTTTATATGGTGCGGAATCGCTGGTATTTTATCATTAAACTTTATGATTGGAAAACTTTGATTTTAGCTCTCCCGATGCTGATTATTTTTGAGTTTTCTCAAGCTTTACTGTTAATTGTCAAAGGAGCTTTTAAAGATTATATCCGAGGGAATTTAGCTGTTTTTCAAAATCTCCCCATGCTTTTAGAAAAACGAAAAGAATTCCAAAAATTAAAAATAAAATCTGACCGTGAATGGCTCAGAAGTGGAGAACTTTATATTCCTGAAACCTTAGTTAAAGGAAGTTTCTACACTCTTTTAATACAAATTTATAATGGTATTTTCGGAATTTATTGGCAAATCATTAAACCGTTTTGCTAA